From Chromohalobacter canadensis, one genomic window encodes:
- the pqqD gene encoding pyrroloquinoline quinone biosynthesis peptide chaperone PqqD, translated as MTAIQESDIVRLPRGVRLREDKQRGGWVLLAPERVFQLDGIAQTVVSQVDGERSVGAIIDQLCETYQAPRERIAQDVTAMFAGLVEKRVLEVA; from the coding sequence ATGACGGCAATTCAGGAAAGCGACATCGTGCGCCTGCCACGCGGCGTCAGGCTGCGCGAAGATAAGCAGCGGGGTGGCTGGGTATTGCTGGCGCCCGAGCGTGTCTTTCAGCTCGATGGCATTGCTCAAACCGTGGTCAGCCAGGTGGATGGCGAGCGCAGCGTCGGCGCGATCATCGATCAGCTGTGCGAGACCTATCAGGCGCCGCGCGAGCGTATCGCCCAAGACGTGACGGCCATGTTCGCTGGGTTGGTCGAGAAACGTGTCCTGGAGGTCGCATGA
- the pqqE gene encoding pyrroloquinoline quinone biosynthesis protein PqqE gives MTHSQAYDVQPPMGMLAELTHRCPLQCPYCSNPVALERRRQELDTATWQRVFAEAAELGVLQVHLSGGEPALRPDLPELVKACVDAGLYSNLITAGVNIDRARLETLADAGLDHVQLSFQGATPEVTDHVANMTGAHARKRAFAAEVTDIGLPLTLNAVIHRANLHQIDEFVDLAVELGARRLEIAHAQYYGWALVNRAALMPSREQVMEAVERVEAARERLQGRLVIDAVVPDYHARLPKPCMNGWGRQSLNVTPSGKVLPCHAAETIPHLEFWNVADHGLGDIWYDSPAFNAYRGTDWMPETCQSCERKEIDWGGCRCQALMLTGDAAQMDPVCEKSPYHDEVQTLAVLDAAGDPDFTYRRFARTTEGA, from the coding sequence ATGACACATTCGCAAGCTTATGATGTGCAGCCGCCTATGGGGATGCTGGCGGAGTTGACGCACCGCTGCCCGCTGCAGTGCCCGTACTGCTCCAATCCCGTGGCGCTGGAGCGCCGCCGCCAAGAGCTGGATACCGCGACCTGGCAACGCGTCTTCGCCGAAGCCGCCGAGCTTGGCGTGCTGCAAGTCCATCTCTCGGGCGGCGAGCCCGCGCTGCGCCCCGACTTGCCCGAACTGGTAAAGGCCTGCGTTGACGCGGGCTTGTATTCCAACCTGATTACCGCCGGCGTCAACATCGACCGCGCCCGGCTGGAGACCCTGGCGGATGCGGGCCTCGATCACGTTCAACTGTCGTTTCAGGGCGCGACGCCCGAGGTGACTGATCACGTCGCCAACATGACCGGCGCCCATGCGCGCAAGCGCGCCTTCGCCGCCGAGGTGACGGACATTGGGCTGCCGTTGACGTTGAACGCGGTGATTCACCGCGCCAACCTGCATCAGATCGATGAGTTCGTGGATCTGGCCGTAGAATTGGGCGCGCGGCGGCTGGAGATCGCCCATGCGCAGTACTATGGCTGGGCGTTGGTCAATCGCGCGGCTCTGATGCCGAGTCGCGAGCAGGTCATGGAGGCTGTCGAGCGGGTCGAGGCCGCGCGTGAACGCCTGCAAGGGCGCCTGGTCATCGATGCCGTAGTGCCGGATTACCATGCGCGTCTGCCCAAGCCTTGCATGAACGGCTGGGGGCGTCAGTCACTCAATGTGACGCCATCGGGCAAGGTGCTGCCATGCCATGCAGCGGAGACGATCCCGCACCTGGAGTTCTGGAATGTCGCGGATCATGGGCTGGGCGATATCTGGTACGACAGCCCGGCCTTCAACGCCTATCGCGGTACGGATTGGATGCCCGAGACTTGCCAGAGCTGCGAGCGCAAGGAAATCGACTGGGGCGGCTGCCGTTGTCAGGCGCTGATGCTCACCGGTGATGCCGCGCAGATGGACCCGGTATGCGAAAAATCGCCTTATCACGACGAGGTCCAGACCTTGGCAGTGCTCGATGCCGCGGGGGATCCCGACTTCACCTATCGGCGCTTTGCGCGGACGACCGAGGGCGCCTGA
- a CDS encoding segregation and condensation protein A, which translates to MSDTAEPVSADTASVASQAAVLARLHDQPITELPEDLYIPPEALRVFLETFEGPLDLLLYLIRRQNLDILGIDVAAITHQYIEYVELMRALEIDLAGEYLLMAAMLAEIKSRTLLPRPPKSEDEDAEDPRAELIRRLQEYEQLKLAAEGLDELPREGRDWVAAQAALPTLETRVVHPRVELDELLHALSGLLKRAEFQQSHQISREVLSTRERMLRIMEQLDGQRYTPFETLFTLEEGRAGVVVTFMAILELAKEAMIEIAQNAPLSPIHVRARLSAESVDDTAGTDDDDGGESAFADAEEDP; encoded by the coding sequence GTGAGTGATACCGCCGAGCCTGTCAGTGCCGATACCGCCTCGGTCGCGTCCCAAGCGGCTGTATTGGCGCGCCTGCACGATCAGCCGATCACCGAACTGCCGGAAGATCTCTACATTCCGCCCGAGGCGCTGCGCGTCTTTCTCGAGACCTTCGAAGGGCCGCTCGATCTGTTGCTGTACCTGATCCGACGCCAGAATCTCGACATCCTGGGTATCGACGTAGCGGCGATCACGCATCAGTACATCGAATACGTCGAGTTGATGCGTGCGCTGGAGATCGATCTGGCCGGCGAGTATTTGCTGATGGCCGCCATGTTGGCGGAAATCAAGTCGCGTACGTTGTTGCCGCGTCCGCCCAAGAGCGAGGATGAGGACGCGGAAGACCCGCGTGCCGAGTTGATCCGTCGCCTGCAGGAATACGAGCAGTTGAAGTTGGCCGCCGAGGGGCTGGATGAGCTGCCGCGCGAAGGGCGCGACTGGGTAGCGGCTCAGGCCGCGCTACCCACGCTCGAAACCCGGGTGGTGCATCCCCGAGTCGAGCTGGATGAGCTTCTACACGCCCTGTCAGGATTGCTCAAGCGGGCTGAGTTTCAGCAGTCTCACCAGATCAGTCGCGAGGTGCTGTCCACCCGCGAGCGCATGTTACGTATCATGGAGCAACTGGACGGCCAGCGTTATACCCCGTTCGAGACGTTGTTCACGCTTGAGGAAGGGCGCGCGGGCGTGGTGGTGACCTTCATGGCGATTCTCGAACTGGCCAAGGAGGCGATGATCGAGATCGCGCAGAACGCGCCGCTGTCGCCGATTCATGTGCGTGCTCGATTGTCGGCCGAGTCGGTCGACGACACCGCCGGGACGGACGATGACGATGGCGGGGAAAGCGCCTTTGCCGATGCCGAAGAGGACCCCTGA
- the scpB gene encoding SMC-Scp complex subunit ScpB: MNEASTSLDEVCEAALLAAGEPLTSERLESLFDERERPSRGELRDALARLGERLEHSALELIETASGFQVRIRARFSPWISRLWDEKPQRYSRALLETLALIAYRQPVTRGDIEEVRGVSVSSSIMRTLTERGWIRVVGQRDVPGRPSVYATTRTFLDDFGLKTLDALPPMHELKEFETRFEEALGHSDASLSSARDSHADNAENTPLDEDATAVSEDTQDLTTAGMADDQHAETASERSGLSFAELETRLAERARRRTEEAEPSHPDDDAHAADAEHSTDETTFDS, translated from the coding sequence ATGAATGAGGCGTCGACGTCTCTCGACGAAGTCTGCGAAGCAGCATTGTTGGCCGCCGGCGAACCGTTGACCTCTGAACGCCTGGAGAGTCTGTTCGACGAGCGTGAGCGTCCATCGCGTGGTGAGTTGCGCGATGCCTTGGCGCGCCTGGGCGAGCGCCTCGAACATAGCGCTTTGGAACTCATCGAGACCGCATCTGGGTTTCAAGTGCGCATCCGTGCACGCTTTTCTCCTTGGATATCGCGGCTGTGGGATGAAAAACCGCAGCGTTATTCGCGCGCGCTGCTGGAGACCTTGGCACTGATCGCCTATCGTCAACCAGTGACCCGTGGCGATATCGAAGAGGTTCGTGGCGTCTCTGTCAGCAGCTCAATCATGCGTACCCTGACCGAACGGGGATGGATCCGCGTCGTGGGGCAGCGTGACGTGCCGGGGCGGCCGTCGGTCTATGCGACGACACGTACTTTTCTCGACGACTTCGGCCTCAAGACGCTCGATGCCTTGCCGCCGATGCACGAACTCAAGGAATTCGAGACGCGTTTCGAGGAGGCCCTGGGGCATAGCGACGCGTCGCTATCATCAGCGCGTGACAGTCACGCCGACAACGCCGAGAATACGCCTCTGGACGAGGATGCCACAGCGGTATCCGAGGACACGCAAGATCTAACGACGGCCGGGATGGCCGACGACCAGCACGCCGAGACGGCGTCCGAGCGGTCGGGATTGAGTTTCGCCGAACTCGAGACTCGCCTGGCCGAACGCGCCCGCCGGCGCACGGAGGAGGCCGAACCGTCCCATCCGGACGACGACGCCCACGCGGCGGACGCGGAACATTCAACAGACGAGACAACGTTCGATTCATGA
- the rluB gene encoding 23S rRNA pseudouridine(2605) synthase RluB, giving the protein MNTPTEKLQKVLARAGFGSRREMETAITDGRVKVNGQVATLGDRIETRDRVTLDERPVNLRAAEEVPRRVIMYNKPEGELCTRRDPEGRRTVFDRLPRLKGERWIAIGRLDINTSGLLLFTTDGELANRLMHPSTQVEREYAVRVMGGVRQEHVTAMTEGVMLEDGPARFTDVQEFGGEGINTWFHVVILEGRNREVRRLWESQELTVSRLKRVRYGNIFLDKRAKAGEWVELSQEEVDDLAQLAGLSARKVPALTPDEQNRWSRDKNKRRPVNAMRKPKSSRRSQ; this is encoded by the coding sequence ATGAACACGCCTACCGAAAAATTGCAGAAGGTCCTGGCCCGCGCGGGCTTCGGCTCGCGCCGTGAGATGGAAACGGCCATCACCGATGGCCGCGTCAAGGTCAACGGCCAGGTCGCTACACTGGGTGATCGCATCGAGACGCGTGACCGGGTCACCCTCGACGAGCGCCCCGTCAACCTGCGCGCTGCCGAGGAAGTGCCGCGGCGCGTCATCATGTACAACAAGCCCGAGGGCGAGTTGTGTACGCGCCGTGATCCCGAGGGAAGGCGGACTGTCTTTGACCGCCTGCCGCGCCTCAAAGGGGAGCGCTGGATCGCCATCGGTCGCCTGGATATCAATACCAGCGGTCTGTTGCTATTCACCACTGACGGGGAGCTTGCCAATCGCTTGATGCATCCCTCCACGCAGGTCGAGCGCGAATACGCGGTACGCGTGATGGGCGGCGTTCGCCAGGAGCACGTGACTGCCATGACCGAGGGCGTGATGCTCGAAGATGGTCCGGCGCGTTTCACCGATGTTCAGGAGTTCGGTGGCGAAGGGATCAATACGTGGTTCCACGTGGTGATTCTCGAAGGGCGCAATCGCGAGGTGCGACGGCTCTGGGAGTCGCAAGAGCTCACGGTGAGCCGCCTCAAGCGAGTTCGTTACGGCAATATTTTCCTCGATAAGCGCGCCAAGGCGGGTGAATGGGTCGAGCTTTCCCAGGAAGAAGTAGACGACCTGGCGCAATTGGCAGGCCTGTCGGCGCGCAAGGTACCCGCGTTGACGCCCGACGAGCAGAACCGTTGGAGCCGCGACAAGAACAAGCGCCGCCCGGTCAATGCCATGCGCAAGCCGAAGAGCTCGCGGCGCTCTCAGTGA